From a single Aspergillus puulaauensis MK2 DNA, chromosome 2, nearly complete sequence genomic region:
- a CDS encoding uncharacterized protein (TransMembrane:1 (o82-115i);~antiSMASH:Cluster_2.1) yields the protein MANKDIPPEVQQQVAREFDRIRATILEGNEPGLPQPGPMFNSSPRGTTTSQEKYAPGGHNVPGPLNITKWNIDHPVVWMNAILVVILVSGAFLFWGCIALMQAAGLVALLALVDYRVSRWLLHKRPLKIGPTTE from the exons ATGGCCAACAAGGATATACCACCTGAGGTTCAGCAGCAGGTTGCCAGGGAGTTTGATAGGATAAGGGCAACGATCCTCGAAGGGAACGAGCCTGGCCTGCCCCAACCAGGGCCCATGTTTAACTCAAGCCCGCGAGGCACCACGACAAGCCAAGAAAAATATGCGCCAGGAGGTCATAATGTCCCGGGTCCTTTGAATATTACCAAGTGGAACATCGACCATCCAGTAGTGTGGATGAACGCGATTCTCGTTGTAATCCTGGTCTCAGGGGCGTTTCTATTTTGGGGCTGTATAGCCCTGATGCAAGCAGCAGGACTCGTCGCACTATTAGCTCTGGTCGACTATCGAGTGTCCAG ATGGTTGCTGCATAAGCGACCGCTCAAGATTGGCCCTACCACAGAGTGA